One stretch of Streptomyces sp. MMBL 11-1 DNA includes these proteins:
- a CDS encoding SPFH domain-containing protein, which translates to MADITRRLGWRHLRSAPTAHIRHHHRGRLAHDGRGLSFWYRSLSAALSEVPVDDRELAMAFHARTADFQDVTVQATVTYRISDPAEAADRLDFSVDPDTGSWRGAPLEQIATLLTETAQQHTLDVLARTPLAAALVDGVASVRERVATGLTAEPRLPATGIDVVAVRVVAIRPEAEVERALRTPAREQIQQEADRATYERRAVAVERERAIAENELASQIELARREEQLVDQRGTNARREAEEKAAADGVRTEAEAARKVRLARAEAEAARETGAARAEAQAAWLRVHGEADPATLHALAATRLAENLPRVESITLSPDVLTGLLARLGRPEGGAGA; encoded by the coding sequence ATGGCCGACATCACCCGGCGCCTCGGCTGGCGCCATCTGCGCTCCGCGCCCACCGCCCACATCCGCCACCACCACCGCGGCCGGCTGGCCCACGACGGCCGGGGGCTCAGCTTCTGGTACCGGTCCCTGTCGGCGGCGCTCTCCGAAGTGCCGGTCGACGACCGGGAGCTGGCCATGGCGTTCCACGCCCGTACGGCCGACTTCCAGGACGTCACCGTGCAGGCCACCGTCACCTACCGGATCAGCGATCCGGCCGAGGCGGCGGACCGGCTCGACTTCTCCGTGGACCCGGACACCGGGAGCTGGCGCGGCGCGCCGCTGGAACAGATCGCCACCCTCCTCACCGAGACCGCACAGCAGCACACGCTGGACGTGCTGGCCCGCACCCCGCTCGCGGCGGCCCTGGTCGACGGCGTCGCCTCCGTACGCGAACGGGTCGCCACCGGCCTCACCGCCGAGCCCCGCCTCCCCGCCACCGGCATCGACGTGGTGGCCGTGCGCGTCGTCGCGATCCGCCCCGAGGCCGAGGTCGAGCGCGCCCTGCGCACCCCGGCCCGCGAGCAGATCCAGCAGGAAGCGGACCGGGCCACCTACGAACGGCGGGCCGTGGCCGTCGAGCGGGAGCGCGCCATCGCCGAGAACGAGCTGGCCAGCCAGATCGAACTGGCCCGGCGCGAGGAGCAGCTGGTCGACCAGCGCGGCACCAACGCCCGCCGCGAGGCCGAGGAGAAGGCCGCGGCCGACGGCGTACGGACCGAGGCGGAGGCGGCCCGCAAGGTGCGCCTGGCCCGCGCGGAGGCCGAGGCGGCGCGCGAGACGGGCGCGGCGCGGGCCGAGGCCCAGGCCGCCTGGCTGCGGGTGCACGGCGAGGCCGATCCGGCCACGCTGCACGCCTTGGCGGCGACCCGGCTCGCGGAGAACCTGCCGCGCGTCGAGAGCATCACCCTCTCCCCCGACGTTCTCACCGGGCTGCTCGCCAGGCTCGGCCGTCCGGAAGGCGGTGCGGGCGCGTGA
- a CDS encoding GntR family transcriptional regulator — protein sequence MTRPARTPSSTRNGAAVIAERLRTSIRDGGLLPGTRLVQEKLATELKVSRIPLREALHTLAAEGLIEVQPQRGMLVAELSHGEIAELFELRLQMEPRLADEIVRGCRDRDIDELQEIADEMCRRGADAAGRASLNYEFHRRVYALSERRLTLRFVDQLLHLVEPYSRRWVRSGHDLQRIDDEHQRMVDALRDRDAAALRRVIVAHVEGARDHVMAAQRGQ from the coding sequence GTGACCCGACCAGCCCGGACCCCCAGCAGCACGAGGAACGGCGCCGCCGTCATCGCCGAACGGCTCCGTACGTCCATCCGCGACGGTGGACTGCTCCCAGGCACCCGCCTGGTGCAGGAAAAGCTCGCGACCGAGCTGAAGGTGAGCCGCATTCCGCTGCGCGAGGCCCTGCACACGCTGGCGGCCGAAGGCCTGATCGAGGTTCAGCCGCAGCGCGGCATGCTCGTGGCGGAGCTCAGCCACGGCGAGATCGCCGAACTCTTCGAACTGCGCCTCCAGATGGAACCGCGACTGGCCGACGAGATCGTGCGCGGCTGCCGCGACCGGGACATCGACGAACTCCAGGAGATCGCCGACGAGATGTGCCGCCGGGGCGCCGACGCCGCCGGCCGGGCCTCCCTCAACTACGAGTTCCACCGGCGCGTCTACGCCCTGTCCGAACGACGGCTCACGCTGCGCTTCGTCGATCAACTGCTGCATCTCGTCGAGCCGTACAGCCGACGCTGGGTGCGCTCGGGCCACGACCTGCAGCGCATCGACGACGAGCACCAGCGCATGGTCGACGCGTTGCGTGACCGGGACGCCGCAGCACTGCGCCGCGTGATCGTCGCGCATGTCGAAGGCGCTCGCGATCACGTCATGGCCGCCCAGCGAGGGCAGTGA
- a CDS encoding TetR/AcrR family transcriptional regulator codes for MPSPGPSQEPALTSRRSKITPERAQELYGAVLELLRESGYESLTMEGVASRTRCGKSTLYRQWGSKPELVVAALHGTRQMRLPNIDTGTLAGDLLEAARAIGEASGSDTPLMHALSHAALQSPELLCALRESLILPEIAAIDAMVRRGQERGEIAADLPGAEFVAAQLLGVMRARPLLEGRYADAAYLTRFVEMAILPSLGLTAGAPES; via the coding sequence ATGCCGTCGCCCGGCCCCTCGCAGGAGCCAGCCCTCACGTCCCGCCGGTCGAAGATCACGCCCGAGCGGGCACAGGAGCTCTACGGGGCGGTGCTGGAATTGCTGCGGGAGAGCGGCTACGAGTCGCTGACCATGGAGGGGGTCGCCTCCCGCACGCGGTGCGGGAAGTCGACGCTGTACCGCCAGTGGGGCTCCAAGCCGGAGCTGGTGGTGGCCGCGCTGCACGGCACCCGGCAGATGCGGCTCCCGAACATCGACACCGGCACGCTGGCCGGGGACCTGCTGGAGGCCGCGCGGGCGATCGGCGAGGCCTCGGGGAGCGACACCCCGCTCATGCACGCCCTCAGCCATGCGGCGCTCCAGAGCCCCGAGCTGCTGTGCGCACTGCGCGAGTCCCTGATCCTGCCGGAGATCGCGGCGATCGACGCGATGGTCCGGCGGGGCCAGGAGCGCGGCGAGATCGCGGCGGACCTTCCGGGGGCCGAGTTCGTCGCGGCCCAGCTGCTCGGCGTGATGCGCGCCCGGCCGCTGCTGGAGGGGCGCTACGCCGACGCGGCGTATCTGACCCGGTTCGTGGAGATGGCGATCCTTCCGAGCCTCGGACTCACGGCGGGAGCGCCGGAGTCCTGA
- a CDS encoding maleate cis-trans isomerase family protein, translating into MMLGWRARIGQIRPATAIEGAEEWRSVAPTGVAFADARTIVPRVDAEGLREMMSQVLDASRQLATAKVDLIVQCGAPGTFIPGPGTDEKVTDEIKAETGIPAITMMQATVDALRAVGATSVAVGSIYTDEVNEALRAYLTAVGFEVPVMEGLQMTDPYEASVHDADSAYRLGRRLHKAAPDADALLISCGTYRTFEILPYLEMDTGRPVVTSNQASLWSALRTLGLRDEIPQLGRLGREV; encoded by the coding sequence ATGATGCTCGGCTGGCGTGCACGAATCGGACAGATCCGCCCGGCGACCGCGATCGAAGGCGCGGAGGAGTGGCGCTCGGTCGCGCCCACCGGAGTGGCCTTCGCCGACGCCCGGACCATCGTTCCCCGCGTCGACGCCGAGGGCCTGCGCGAAATGATGAGCCAGGTGCTCGACGCCTCCCGGCAACTCGCCACCGCGAAGGTGGACCTGATCGTGCAGTGCGGCGCGCCCGGCACCTTCATCCCGGGCCCCGGCACCGACGAGAAGGTCACGGACGAGATCAAGGCCGAGACCGGGATCCCGGCGATCACCATGATGCAGGCGACCGTCGACGCCCTGCGCGCCGTCGGCGCCACCTCCGTCGCCGTCGGCAGCATCTACACCGACGAGGTCAACGAGGCGCTGCGCGCGTACCTCACGGCCGTCGGCTTCGAGGTGCCCGTGATGGAGGGGCTCCAGATGACCGACCCGTACGAGGCGAGCGTCCACGACGCGGACAGCGCCTACCGGCTCGGGCGCCGGCTGCACAAGGCCGCCCCCGACGCCGACGCGCTGCTGATTTCCTGCGGCACCTACCGGACCTTCGAGATCCTGCCCTACCTCGAAATGGACACCGGCCGCCCGGTGGTGACGAGCAATCAGGCATCCCTCTGGAGCGCCCTGCGCACTCTGGGCCTCCGCGACGAGATCCCCCAGCTCGGCCGCCTCGGCCGCGAGGTCTGA
- a CDS encoding SHOCT domain-containing protein translates to MPQRFGRPGLLGTIARTAVISGTATAVSNRVERHDMRRQAAAQAPQAPAAAPPPPAPAPAPAGADRVSQLTQLADLKAQGLLTDEEFAAEKARVLGS, encoded by the coding sequence ATGCCTCAACGATTCGGACGGCCCGGCCTGCTGGGCACCATCGCCCGCACCGCGGTCATCTCGGGCACCGCCACCGCGGTCTCCAACCGCGTGGAGCGTCATGACATGCGGCGCCAGGCGGCCGCCCAGGCCCCGCAGGCGCCGGCAGCCGCGCCCCCTCCCCCGGCGCCGGCCCCGGCCCCGGCGGGCGCGGACCGGGTGTCCCAGCTGACCCAGCTCGCCGACCTGAAGGCCCAGGGGCTCCTCACCGACGAGGAGTTCGCCGCCGAGAAGGCCCGCGTCCTGGGGTCCTGA
- a CDS encoding IclR family transcriptional regulator, whose amino-acid sequence MVNEQGPEPTETPSPPDAPAAGTTAKRTSPPSTVQIVDHALLVLKTIAEADRPRGLRELSRDLEISKSSTQRILASLERVGLAVVDENSRKYVIGPAALTLAWRHAANSDLVSAASEATARIAAATGETACVSAVVDGRRVTVYEVESSQPLRLITGVGRPYSLFSGATGRVLLSMLPEAHLEHLVGEHVSATGATDATEIVDRVAAARDRGYAFSRGEWITGGCGVAVPIATQGTVTAALSIYGPEARLADQRMADLVPLLQSAAAQIAIRWRQPA is encoded by the coding sequence ATGGTGAACGAACAGGGGCCGGAGCCTACGGAGACCCCCTCGCCGCCCGACGCGCCGGCGGCGGGCACGACCGCGAAGCGGACGTCGCCCCCGAGCACGGTGCAGATCGTGGACCACGCCCTGCTGGTGCTCAAGACGATCGCCGAGGCCGACCGGCCGCGCGGGCTGCGTGAGCTGAGCCGGGACCTGGAGATCAGCAAGAGCTCCACCCAGCGGATCCTCGCCTCGCTGGAGCGCGTCGGACTCGCCGTCGTCGACGAGAACTCCCGCAAGTACGTGATCGGGCCGGCCGCGCTCACCCTCGCCTGGCGACACGCCGCCAACAGCGACCTGGTGAGCGCCGCCTCCGAGGCGACGGCCCGCATCGCCGCCGCGACAGGAGAGACCGCGTGCGTCTCGGCCGTGGTGGACGGGCGGCGGGTGACCGTGTACGAGGTGGAGAGTTCCCAGCCGCTCCGTCTCATCACGGGGGTCGGCCGCCCCTACTCCCTCTTCTCCGGCGCGACGGGCCGCGTACTGCTGTCGATGCTGCCCGAGGCTCATCTGGAGCACCTGGTGGGCGAGCACGTTTCCGCGACCGGCGCGACGGACGCGACGGAGATCGTCGACCGGGTCGCCGCCGCCCGCGACCGGGGCTACGCCTTCAGTCGCGGCGAGTGGATCACGGGGGGGTGCGGGGTGGCCGTACCCATCGCGACCCAGGGCACCGTCACCGCGGCACTGAGCATCTACGGCCCCGAGGCACGGCTCGCGGACCAGCGAATGGCCGACCTGGTCCCGCTCCTCCAGTCGGCCGCGGCCCAGATCGCCATCCGCTGGCGCCAGCCGGCCTGA
- a CDS encoding alkyl/aryl-sulfatase, giving the protein MVRNTDAKPAEQAVAQANEAVRRNYPFSDGQDLEDARRGFMGTAEDHVIRDAEGRAVWDLGAYGFLDQECPDTANPSLWRQSRLCSDHGLFEVTEGIYQVRGFDLSNMTIVEGERGILVVDPLLCAETAAAGLALYRGHRGDRPVTGVLYTHSHADHFGGVRGVIGDEDVANGVPVFAPHGFLEHAVSENVYAGAAMNRRAAYMYGAALPRSARGQIGAGLGQTLSTGMVGLIAPTVDITRSGQTERVDGIRMVFQLTPGTEAPAELNIHFPDHAALCMAENATHNLHNLLTLRGAEVRDPRVWARYLTEAIDLFVDSSDVAFASHHWPVRGRDRVLTFLSAQRDLYAYLHDQTLRMLNQGLTGPEIAEEITMPPALERAWHTHGYYGSVSHNTKAIYQRYLGWFDGNPAHLWEHPPTEAARRYVEFMGGADEVLKRARRSYAEGDFRWVVQVVNHVIFADPDHTAARDLQADALEQLGYGSENGTWRNFYLMGALELRHGSVGTPTSTVAPDLLAALTMEQLCDSLAIRVDGPSSWDADITVRWQLSNGDPLTMRLRNGVLTHVTGTGPAAADPDLTVGLDEATLRAVLLGTVSPDELSGRPDVEIVGDLAPLTELLGHLGTPDPDFAIVTP; this is encoded by the coding sequence ATGGTGCGGAACACCGACGCCAAGCCGGCCGAGCAGGCCGTCGCGCAGGCGAACGAGGCGGTACGGCGGAACTACCCCTTCAGCGACGGCCAGGATCTTGAGGACGCGCGGCGCGGCTTCATGGGTACGGCCGAGGATCATGTGATCCGTGACGCCGAGGGGCGCGCGGTGTGGGACCTGGGCGCCTACGGATTCCTCGATCAGGAGTGCCCCGACACGGCCAACCCGAGCCTGTGGCGGCAGAGCCGGCTCTGTTCCGACCACGGCCTGTTCGAGGTGACCGAGGGCATCTACCAGGTACGCGGCTTCGACCTGTCGAACATGACGATCGTCGAGGGCGAGCGCGGCATTCTGGTCGTCGACCCGCTGCTCTGCGCGGAGACGGCGGCCGCCGGCCTCGCCCTGTACCGGGGGCACCGCGGTGACCGGCCGGTCACCGGCGTCCTTTACACCCACAGCCACGCCGACCACTTCGGCGGAGTGCGGGGTGTCATCGGCGACGAGGACGTTGCGAACGGCGTACCGGTGTTCGCCCCGCACGGATTCCTGGAGCACGCCGTCAGCGAGAACGTCTACGCGGGCGCGGCCATGAACCGCCGTGCCGCCTACATGTACGGAGCCGCCCTGCCAAGGAGCGCGCGCGGGCAGATCGGAGCCGGCCTCGGCCAGACCCTCTCCACCGGCATGGTCGGCCTGATCGCCCCGACGGTGGACATCACCCGTTCCGGGCAGACGGAGAGGGTCGACGGCATCCGGATGGTCTTCCAGCTCACTCCCGGCACCGAGGCTCCGGCGGAGCTGAACATCCACTTCCCCGACCACGCGGCCCTGTGCATGGCGGAGAACGCCACCCACAACCTGCACAATCTGCTGACCCTGCGGGGCGCGGAGGTCCGTGACCCCAGGGTCTGGGCCCGGTACCTGACCGAAGCGATCGACCTCTTCGTCGACTCCTCCGACGTCGCCTTCGCCTCGCACCACTGGCCGGTCCGGGGCCGTGACCGCGTCCTGACGTTCCTGTCCGCACAGCGCGACCTCTACGCCTACCTGCACGACCAGACCCTGCGCATGCTCAACCAGGGGCTGACGGGACCGGAGATCGCGGAGGAGATCACAATGCCCCCGGCCCTGGAACGGGCCTGGCACACCCACGGCTACTACGGATCCGTCAGCCACAACACCAAGGCGATCTACCAGCGTTACCTGGGCTGGTTCGACGGAAACCCGGCACATCTGTGGGAGCACCCGCCCACCGAGGCGGCCCGGCGGTACGTGGAATTCATGGGCGGTGCGGACGAGGTGCTGAAGCGTGCCCGCCGGTCCTACGCCGAGGGCGACTTCCGCTGGGTGGTCCAGGTCGTCAACCATGTGATCTTCGCCGACCCGGACCACACCGCGGCACGGGACCTGCAGGCCGACGCGCTGGAACAGCTCGGATACGGCAGTGAGAACGGCACCTGGCGCAACTTCTACCTGATGGGCGCCCTGGAGTTGCGCCATGGATCCGTCGGCACCCCCACCTCCACCGTCGCACCGGACCTGCTGGCGGCCCTGACCATGGAGCAGCTCTGCGACTCCCTCGCCATCCGGGTGGACGGGCCGAGCAGTTGGGACGCGGACATCACCGTGCGCTGGCAGCTGTCCAACGGCGACCCGCTCACCATGCGGCTGCGCAACGGCGTCCTCACCCACGTCACCGGCACCGGCCCGGCGGCCGCCGACCCCGACCTCACGGTCGGCCTCGACGAGGCCACCCTGCGCGCGGTGCTGCTCGGCACCGTGTCGCCGGACGAACTGTCGGGACGGCCGGATGTGGAGATCGTCGGGGACCTCGCGCCCCTGACCGAACTCCTCGGCCATCTCGGCACCCCGGACCCCGACTTCGCCATCGTCACGCCCTAG
- a CDS encoding MFS transporter, whose amino-acid sequence MANAPYKEAQDPGPSAATARRRVATATIVGSALEWYDFYLYASMAALVFGKIFFPQTDGATGTMAAFATFAAGFLARPLGGILFGHLADRIGRRNVLIITFVLMGVSTGLIGLLPAYGTAGIAAPIALVILRIFQGLGAGAEYSSAAVVAYEHADENRRGRQGAWPALGLNLGLLMSSLTVTVLTTLDEEALLSWGWRIPFVASFALAGVGLWVRRRVPESRDFHDSQKKQERDTTPQMPFVTLLRKERRGLLVVLAVSLGYNALSYIFKTFSLAYLSDFQDVSAGVGAFGITLASATALVTVPLFGWASDRFGSRRVLAAGGVASALFAFPFFVLLDTGNSILIWLCLIIATGLLAPAMFAPQGSLLSRQFPADVRVSGVGTGREVGAALSGGLAPLAALAIVGASATHATWGVSLLLVAAAVVVVVGAAFDRGTPSASPPVRRDSGTELPPSRTPDRDDVRAGQAH is encoded by the coding sequence ATGGCGAACGCCCCGTACAAAGAAGCGCAGGACCCCGGACCATCCGCCGCCACCGCCCGCCGCCGCGTGGCCACCGCCACCATCGTGGGCTCCGCGCTGGAGTGGTACGACTTCTATCTCTATGCCTCCATGGCCGCCCTGGTCTTCGGCAAGATCTTCTTCCCGCAGACCGACGGCGCGACCGGCACGATGGCTGCCTTCGCGACCTTCGCGGCCGGGTTCCTGGCCCGCCCGCTGGGCGGCATCCTGTTCGGGCACCTCGCGGACCGCATCGGCCGGCGGAACGTACTGATCATCACCTTCGTCCTGATGGGTGTCTCCACCGGACTGATCGGGCTGCTTCCCGCGTACGGGACCGCCGGAATCGCGGCCCCGATCGCCCTGGTGATCCTGCGCATCTTCCAGGGCCTCGGTGCCGGAGCCGAGTACAGCAGTGCGGCGGTCGTCGCCTATGAGCATGCCGACGAGAACCGGCGCGGCCGTCAGGGCGCCTGGCCGGCCCTGGGCCTCAACCTCGGGCTGCTGATGTCGTCGCTGACCGTCACGGTGCTGACGACCCTGGACGAGGAGGCGCTCCTGTCCTGGGGCTGGCGCATCCCGTTCGTCGCGAGCTTCGCCCTCGCCGGCGTGGGCCTGTGGGTGCGGCGCCGTGTGCCGGAGTCGCGCGACTTCCACGACAGCCAGAAGAAGCAGGAGCGGGACACCACCCCGCAGATGCCGTTCGTCACCCTGCTGCGCAAGGAGCGGCGCGGTCTGCTCGTGGTCCTGGCCGTCTCGTTGGGATACAACGCCCTCAGCTACATCTTCAAGACCTTCTCGCTGGCCTACCTCTCGGACTTCCAGGACGTCTCGGCCGGCGTCGGCGCCTTCGGGATCACCCTGGCCAGTGCCACCGCCCTCGTCACCGTGCCGCTCTTCGGCTGGGCCAGCGACCGCTTCGGCAGCCGCCGGGTGCTGGCGGCCGGCGGCGTCGCCTCGGCGCTCTTCGCCTTCCCGTTCTTCGTCCTGCTCGACACGGGAAACTCGATCCTGATCTGGCTGTGCCTGATCATCGCGACGGGCTTGCTGGCACCGGCCATGTTCGCCCCGCAAGGCTCTTTGCTCTCCCGCCAGTTCCCGGCGGACGTCCGGGTCAGCGGAGTCGGCACGGGACGGGAGGTCGGCGCCGCCCTCTCGGGCGGACTTGCCCCGCTGGCTGCCCTGGCCATCGTCGGGGCCAGCGCGACCCACGCCACCTGGGGCGTCTCCCTCCTCCTCGTCGCCGCAGCCGTCGTGGTCGTCGTCGGCGCCGCCTTCGACCGGGGAACCCCCTCGGCCTCCCCTCCCGTACGGCGGGACTCCGGAACCGAGCTGCCCCCGAGCCGGACACCGGACCGGGACGACGTCCGCGCGGGCCAGGCCCACTGA
- a CDS encoding SHOCT domain-containing protein has protein sequence MDDYPLLDVFLTMLYLFLWVMWFFLLFKVVTDLFRDHSLNGWAKAGWLIVVILLPYLGVLIYLIARGRSMHERDEKLAKDSEAAFRAYVREAAASQGGSGGSDHVNDLAKLADLRDKGALNPEEYERAKAKLLG, from the coding sequence ATGGACGACTACCCGCTCCTGGACGTCTTTCTGACCATGCTGTACCTGTTCCTCTGGGTCATGTGGTTCTTCCTGCTGTTCAAGGTGGTCACCGACCTCTTCCGGGATCACTCGCTGAACGGCTGGGCCAAGGCCGGCTGGCTGATCGTCGTCATCCTGCTGCCGTACCTGGGCGTGCTGATCTACCTGATCGCCCGCGGGCGCAGCATGCACGAACGCGACGAGAAGCTGGCCAAGGACTCGGAGGCGGCGTTCCGCGCCTACGTACGCGAAGCCGCGGCGAGCCAGGGCGGATCAGGCGGCAGCGACCATGTGAACGATCTGGCGAAGCTCGCCGACCTCAGGGACAAGGGCGCGCTCAACCCCGAGGAGTACGAGCGGGCGAAGGCGAAACTGCTCGGCTGA
- a CDS encoding membrane dipeptidase — MLVDALQFVKPARERFEEWHAAGIAGVHATVAIWEDSTETMREVGRWQRLLAENSDLLAEGRTADDVRAAGNGGRTAVILGFQNSSPFEDDLDLVGAFHQAGVRICQLTYNTQNSAGAGCWESDDAGLSRTYGINLIREMNRVGMLIDVSHCNERTSLEALEASERPVAITHANPRAFVGENVELAIRNKSNTVLKKAAESGGVVGLSMYPRIAPSGVDCTIDEFCDMVAYTVDLIGVDHVGLGSDYYAGQGDEELHWWRQGRWSRKPMVPISGPVEFPEWFAAGSGYATVLEHLRKRGFSESEVERIAGGNWLRMFDAGFAADPRN; from the coding sequence GTGCTGGTAGACGCATTGCAGTTCGTCAAGCCCGCCCGCGAGCGTTTCGAGGAGTGGCACGCCGCCGGAATAGCCGGCGTCCACGCCACCGTCGCCATCTGGGAGGACTCCACCGAAACCATGCGCGAGGTCGGCCGCTGGCAGCGGCTGCTCGCGGAGAACTCCGACCTCCTCGCGGAGGGCCGTACCGCCGACGACGTCCGCGCGGCCGGGAACGGCGGCCGTACCGCCGTCATCCTCGGTTTCCAGAACAGCAGCCCCTTCGAGGACGACCTCGACCTGGTCGGAGCCTTCCACCAGGCCGGGGTCCGGATCTGCCAACTCACGTACAACACCCAGAACTCCGCCGGCGCGGGCTGCTGGGAGAGCGATGACGCCGGTCTCTCCCGCACCTATGGGATCAACCTGATCAGGGAGATGAACCGGGTGGGCATGCTCATCGATGTCTCCCACTGCAACGAGCGCACCTCCCTGGAGGCCCTGGAGGCATCCGAACGCCCCGTGGCGATCACGCACGCCAACCCCCGGGCGTTCGTGGGCGAGAACGTCGAGCTGGCTATCCGCAACAAATCCAACACGGTCCTCAAGAAGGCGGCCGAGTCCGGCGGCGTCGTGGGCCTGAGCATGTACCCGAGAATCGCTCCCAGCGGTGTCGACTGCACCATCGACGAATTCTGCGACATGGTCGCCTACACCGTTGACCTCATCGGCGTCGACCACGTCGGGCTCGGCTCCGACTACTACGCCGGCCAGGGCGACGAAGAACTCCACTGGTGGCGGCAGGGGCGCTGGAGCCGTAAGCCCATGGTCCCCATCTCCGGACCGGTCGAGTTCCCCGAATGGTTCGCCGCGGGCAGCGGTTACGCGACCGTCCTGGAGCACCTGCGCAAGCGCGGGTTCAGCGAGAGCGAGGTCGAGCGGATCGCCGGCGGCAACTGGCTGCGCATGTTCGACGCCGGCTTCGCGGCCGATCCCCGGAACTGA
- the lhgO gene encoding L-2-hydroxyglutarate oxidase — protein sequence MSRAIDVAVIGGGLLGLATARALLRTRPGLSVTVLEKEARWGAHQSGHNSNVIHSGLYYAPGSLKARLARTGGEEMIRYCEQRDVPVKRTGKLVVATSTAQLPGLEALAERGRANGVTVQRLSRAEFAEREPHVAGVAALAVADTAMTDFGQVCRALAAELTGLGAELRTRSPALSFAEAEGRTVIRTPGEEIRARILVNCAGLHSDKVAAAVGDRPTVRIMPFRGEYAEIRPGRRGLVNNPVYPVPDPELPFLGVHITPMLDGTVHVGPNAVPALARQGYRWRDVDPRMVGELLRDPALRGLARRFWRHGATEISRSLIWPLFVRDVRRLLPEIESRDMRRHGSGVRAQAVTADGQLVDDFVISRTPRAVHVLNAPSPAATSSLPIGSRIAADVFEQLGHGESARTAREESAA from the coding sequence ATGTCACGTGCCATAGATGTCGCCGTCATCGGAGGAGGGCTGCTCGGACTCGCCACGGCCCGGGCGCTGCTGCGTACCCGGCCCGGTCTGTCCGTCACGGTCCTGGAGAAGGAAGCGCGCTGGGGCGCCCATCAGTCCGGACACAACAGCAACGTCATCCACAGCGGCCTGTACTACGCGCCCGGCTCCCTCAAGGCCCGGCTGGCCCGGACCGGTGGCGAGGAGATGATCCGGTACTGCGAACAGCGCGACGTGCCCGTCAAGCGCACGGGAAAGCTCGTGGTGGCCACGTCCACGGCCCAGCTCCCCGGCCTGGAGGCGCTCGCGGAGCGCGGCCGGGCGAACGGCGTCACCGTGCAGCGGCTGAGCCGCGCGGAGTTCGCCGAGCGGGAACCGCATGTCGCCGGGGTGGCCGCTCTGGCGGTCGCCGACACCGCCATGACCGACTTCGGCCAGGTGTGCCGCGCACTGGCGGCCGAGCTGACCGGACTCGGCGCCGAGCTGCGCACCCGGTCACCTGCCCTCTCCTTCGCCGAGGCCGAGGGCCGGACCGTGATCCGCACACCCGGCGAGGAGATCCGCGCCCGGATCCTGGTCAACTGCGCGGGCCTGCACAGCGACAAGGTCGCGGCCGCGGTCGGCGACCGCCCGACGGTGCGGATCATGCCCTTCCGCGGCGAGTACGCCGAGATCAGGCCCGGCCGCCGGGGACTGGTCAACAACCCGGTGTACCCGGTGCCCGACCCCGAGCTGCCCTTTCTCGGCGTGCACATCACGCCCATGCTCGACGGCACGGTCCACGTGGGGCCCAACGCCGTGCCCGCGCTGGCCCGCCAGGGCTACCGCTGGCGCGACGTCGACCCCCGCATGGTGGGAGAGCTGCTGCGGGACCCCGCCCTGCGCGGTCTCGCGCGACGCTTCTGGCGGCACGGGGCCACCGAGATCAGCCGGTCGCTGATCTGGCCGCTGTTCGTCCGCGACGTCCGCCGCCTGCTCCCGGAGATCGAGAGCAGGGACATGCGGCGGCACGGAAGCGGCGTACGCGCCCAAGCGGTCACGGCGGACGGGCAACTGGTCGACGACTTCGTGATCAGCCGCACCCCGCGCGCCGTCCACGTGCTCAACGCGCCGTCGCCCGCGGCCACATCGAGTCTCCCCATCGGCAGCCGGATCGCGGCCGACGTCTTCGAGCAGCTCGGTCACGGGGAGTCGGCCCGGACCGCACGTGAAGAGTCCGCCGCCTGA
- a CDS encoding DUF6325 family protein, with the protein MPSGLQADTVGPVDVAVIAFEGNRFDGQVVPALRELQQNETVRILDLAFVSKASDSSVTVVELTDPGVAETLLQVTDAQFDLLSDEDLRTVSDSLGDGSSALVVAWENTWAARLAAAVRGSEGELVMLERVPRDAVVEAIASLDGN; encoded by the coding sequence GTGCCCAGTGGTCTCCAAGCCGACACGGTCGGCCCGGTTGACGTCGCCGTCATTGCCTTCGAGGGCAACCGGTTCGACGGCCAGGTAGTCCCCGCCCTGCGGGAACTGCAGCAGAACGAGACGGTCAGGATCCTCGATCTGGCCTTCGTCTCGAAGGCGTCGGACAGCTCGGTCACGGTCGTGGAACTCACCGATCCGGGAGTGGCGGAGACACTGCTCCAGGTCACGGACGCCCAGTTCGACCTGCTCAGCGACGAGGATCTGCGGACGGTGTCCGACTCCCTGGGTGACGGGTCCTCCGCACTCGTCGTGGCCTGGGAGAACACCTGGGCGGCGCGGCTTGCGGCAGCGGTGCGGGGTTCCGAGGGCGAGCTGGTGATGCTGGAACGCGTTCCGCGGGACGCCGTCGTCGAAGCGATCGCGTCGCTCGACGGCAACTGA